One Channa argus isolate prfri chromosome 15, Channa argus male v1.0, whole genome shotgun sequence DNA segment encodes these proteins:
- the LOC137100564 gene encoding retinoic acid-induced protein 1 isoform X3 has product MMLRPLTEPLTPLPPFPPHLTPPSQLWLQTKRAMQSFRERSGGYHSNQPCYQQEPHELSRLETYRQHPHHPHPQHPHPGPGPHPGPGPGHVRSGYEAHSLANPTSMPAAGGPGTAGGPKDCYSQQAYAGYPGNGGGNGNGNGGSVPSQGKKSYRGSKIPPPNPSQHLQGPGGYSNHMGPGNYSAQYISEGHLQPKWEDPSQLAQYDPEMVGHMEAGGTPAPGSSQYMDQNMLGHSQTQCHQPSNPAYTSPHHQPHPPNPAPSPLMYPQSHLHYPQHSPSPSPYIEKCSPMPHCFKGYNMPPNSQYGRQMSSHSNLKQGGYRPAQNSYSYQQPPSRGYEQQPTIQAMANPQESHPKYQHFSQPQQNYCLSELSVRSPEQYYQTCSPSSSHSPARSVGRSPSYSSTPSPLMTNPESFQYGQPPMTPGAASSSSSSSAGMQEQASTNAMLLPPRSHPSPSVPQTASHSYTTTPQLPTMKERFSEKLLSNPSLWSLNALTTQVENISNNVQQLLLSEALVANKKGSKRSSGGSNSSAGNGASSKKGEEYKSPPYPDSGGGGTVGGGPMQDPYSTPQHQSMPMELHEGGYSSSSDEQLERGYYYCGQGRSPAQALNNTQLSLDTVSSCSMTSPDDMSTRSGDSGLHNLTADLIRCPSGQGGDGMSTPVKSLTDERSPTCVTIPSPMKQERDSPSGIQHTNEPVKENFEESAWTEKSADKEEATTKISPDCERDLDTKEIQKLNTKSTEKLERWSDEEKCPNLYSNVNKEVTRKGYWEEDSAYQGVNTLVEQSPAALSDLTHKEYFVQEMKSKAFKSESPAASESSVKTLPFISRADLEHDQYSNEKNSSSENTSPTPQVEALNDSNSDKRESRDEEDEEEQEGEEDATEEEEDTIQNEQQHSLSRRLSAEVVEQLEKGEKVSQSLTEEHMNNGDGLDKFTGDLCTRTDTQPTERHSDHEFAGAPAHPNAVVATAAADASTRESAIGDTAPQPQSAMPVFSALNDKATPPAQARDHIDHSDAKVLEPDSPQLPGKSILPSAPSWADTPPSPKKGDEDMEPGISCASAVTPLAKPEPVAPSAQPRTFGRKHARSRRRIIHSGVGLRRQLSLEREGEKEEEGAPSPTQKPCMPSSKTVLFSDQIDLAHQESIVSQTPKMVNDGFRSRMCTRSFNAPDLPAKVEPHVKRKPGPKPGSKMGLKPGPKHGPKPGPKPGAKPGLKPGPKPGPKPGPKPGSKPGSKPGPKLVSNEPELPPKIETPVKRKPGPKPGSKTGSKPGPKPAVKSATRPGPRSAQVLHPTDNAPTKAPVGRPKGSISKTKLVQQEEIIEPLSTLQSRGRKSLKATISQVNHDKKPINQEEKQANLEVKTPEKESKNMVLRSRKPSQEKLSKEKENIGEDILPQMLTEIKDSDDSLKEEEPIIVEQTLIPINDAVKTNEVPADPPATTAPPIPTEQSAEKTSPLLKRKPSQEFSTTPLKKKRGPKPKPKPLPPQAPLMAQVVSTPKEACVRGPRKKRGPPKKTHVITPLTKNTPPSNSESDVTNDVPIVPPQCPTKTKVLPPRKGRGQKYEAMVQKITSPSSKKHLPIPQTDSNLIDDVTAKALSQHVLKEGETSMLINSTEMIEGEVKSTEYRQEGVKQHEGAVSKEEVTQERKKRDISHPESMPEGVRQRVEKEIANKEKTRQEIIKPEVQHDVGLNKVWGSVEAPVEVSTTKAWPQQASEGMSTAASKSGRTKRKRWAMVESTDASVVALETGSLIVTTPRLAKQRAIKNNHEMHLKQRRKKRKGQSSIKKETVEETSVETEEQQQKGVEEKQTPTEETVPLPINPDEITESLQVPSTELIQKPRRGRKPSSNSTKRKRGKASAEQIPGMPVKVHKKPGPKPGMKDAIEVIEAVVRAAGYEQDEKEEREKEERERREMENEDQHKTCIVGPVVTISEKRTETISVKRIRRRPVHQNSKLSFCPYVRINNSRDFSPWCAIVNKPEDAVIFQRRRKKGILRMRNPFTVAKIVPHTAAMLQGPLLNKNLIGRCLTCCLCGKPPNYRDLGDLCGPYYTEDSIPRKILTIRHRESLREKSEETNDNNSSSTEEPGSSKNEGEGSAEKEGNAEPSFTQESNSSKHHHWRYRRAERTGRMVQEGGPRRLTLRERFRRMKQFQANPGSSGDQEGRDSTFQRLQDMAETKEHWAHENCTIWTKGIIMVAGRLYGLKEAANNSAKTSCYKCQIVGASLSCCWRGCSHKYHYVCAKEIGCTFHEDDFSIKCPKHEDL; this is encoded by the exons AACCCCTAACCCCCCTTCCCCCTTTCCCACCTCACCTCACCCCCCCCTCCCAGCTCTGGCTACAGACGAAGCGAGCTATGCAGTCCTTCCGTGAGCGGAGCGGTGGTTACCACAGCAACCAACCCTGCTACCAGCAGGAACCCCATGAATTATCCCGTCTGGAGACCTACCGCCAACATCCACATCATCCCCATCCTCAGCACCCTCACCCGGGCCCTGGTCCACATCCAGGCCCAGGTCCAGGGCATGTGAGGTCAGGCTATGAGGCTCATTCACTGGCAAACCCCACAAGCATGCCAGCAGCAGGTGGACCTGGAACTGCAGGAGGACCCAAGGACTGTTACAGCCAGCAAGCCTATGCTGGTTACCCAGGTAATGGTGGAGGGAATGGGAATGGAAATGGGGGCTCTGTGCCATCACAGGGAAAGAAATCGTACAGAGGAAGCAAAATTCCCCCACCAAACCCCAGTCAGCACCTACAGGGTCCTGGGGGCTACAGTAACCACATGGGTCCTGGGAATTACTCAGCTCAGTATATAAGTGAGGGCCACCTCCAGCCGAAGTGGGAAGACCCATCCCAGTTAGCACAGTATGACCCAGAGATGGTGGGGCACATGGAGGCTGGTGGAACCCCTGCACCTGGCTCGTCCCAGTACATGGACCAGAACATGCTGGGCCATTCCCAGACCCAGTGCCACCAGCCCTCCAACCCTGCCTACACCAGCCCACACCACCAGCCCCACCCTCCTAACCCTGCTCCTTCCCCTCTAATGTACCCCCAGAGTCACCTGCACTACCCCCAGCACTCACCGTCTCCATCACCATACATAGAAAAGTGCAGCCCTATGCCCCACTGTTTTAAAGGTTACAACATGCCTCCAAATTCCCAGTATGGCAGACAAATGAGCAGCCACAGCAATTTAAAGCAGGGAGGTTACAGGCCTGCTCAGAACAGCTACAGCTACCAGCAGCCTCCTTCCAGAGGTTATGAGCAGCAGCCAACTATACAGGCCATGGCAAACCCACAAGAGTCCCACCCTAAATATCAACACTTCAGCCAACCTCAACAAAACTACTGTCTCTCAGAACTGTCTGTCAGATCACCAGAACAGTATTATCAGACTTGTAGCCCCTCATCAAGCCACTCACCTGCTCGCTCTGTAGGACGTTCCCCCTCATACAGTTCCACCCCTTCACCACTAATGACAAATCCAGAGTCATTCCAGTATGGCCAACCTCCCATGACCCCCGGTGCAgcttcttcctcatcctcctcttcagCTGGTATGCAGGAGCAAGCCAGCACCAATGCCATGTTATTGCCCCCACGCTCACATCCCTCACCCAGTGTGCCCCAAACAGCCTCCCACAGCTACACTACCACACCACAGCTCCCCACCATGAAAGAGCGCTTCTCAGAGAAGCTTTTGTCAAACCCGAGCTTGTGGAGTCTGAATGCCCTCACCACTCAGGTAGAGAACATCTCCAATAATGtccagcagctgctgctttcaGAGGCCCTGGTGGCCAACAAGAAAGGCAGTAAGCGCAGCAGTGGAGGGAGCAACAGCAGTGCTGGAAACGGAGCATCCTCCAAAAAAGGTGAGGAGTACAAAAGTCCTCCATATCCagacagtggtggtggtggtacaGTGGGTGGAGGTCCAATGCAGGACCCTTACTCTACCCCACAGCACCAGTCAATGCCAATGGAACTTCATGAGGGGGGCTACTCCAGCAGTAGTGATGAACAACTGGAAAGGGGTTACTACTACTGTGGCCAGGGCAGAAGTCCAGCACAAGCCCTGAACAACACACAACTCAGTTTAGACACAGTCTCTTCATGTTCCATGACATCGCCAGATGATATGTCCACCAGGTCTGGGGATTCAGGTCTACACAACCTTACCGCTGATCTCATTAGATGTCCATCGGGGCAAGGAGGAGATGGCATGAGTACTCCAGTGAAGAGCCTCACTGATGAAAGGTCTCCTACATGCGTTACAATCCCTAGTCCCATGAAACAAGAGAGGGACTCCCCTTCAGGTATACAGCATACCAATGAGCCTGTTAAAGAGAACTTTGAAGAATCGGCCTGGACAGAGAAATCAGCTGACAAAGAAGAGGCGACAACAAAAATATCTCCTGATTGTGAGAGAGATTTAGACACTAAAGAGATTCAGAAACTGAACACAAAATCCACAGAGAAGCTGGAgagatggtcagatgaagagaaatGCCCCAACCTCTACAGCAACGTAAACAAAGAGGTGACAAGAAAAGGCTATTGGGAAGAGGACTCAGCATACCAAGGCGTCAACACCTTAGTTGAACAGTCTCCAGCAGCTCTCTCTGACCTCACCCACAAGGAATACTTTGTTCAAGAGATGAAATCGAAGGCATTCAAATCGGAGTCTCCAGCTGCTTCTGAGAGCTCAGTGAAAACTTTGCCTTTTATTTCTAGGGCTGACCTTGAGCATGATCAATATTCCAatgagaaaaacagcagctcagagaaCACCTCTCCAACCCCCCAAGTTGAGGCCTTGAATGACAGCAATTCAGACAAGAGGGAGAGCagagatgaggaggatgaagaggagcaggaaggagaggaagatgccactgaggaagaagaagacacAATACAGAATGAACAGCAACACTCTCTTTCCCGTCGACTGTCTGCAGAGGTTGTGGAGCAGTTAGAGAAGGGGGAGAAAGTGAGCCAATCGTTGACTGAGGAGCACATGAATAATGGAGATGGACTAGATAAATTTACTGGAGATCTGTGCACCAGGACAGACACTCAGCCCACTGAGCGCCACAGTGACCATGAGTTTGCAGGGGCACCTGCCCATCCAAATGCAGTAGTagcaactgcagcagcagatgctTCTACAAGGGAATCGGCCATTGGTGACACTGCTCCCCAGCCTCAGTCCGCCATGCCAGTCTTCTCAGCTCTCAATGACAAAGCAACACCTCCAGCTCAGGCCAGGGATCATATTGATCACAGTGATGCTAAAGTGCTGGAGCCAGACTCTCCTCAGCTACCAGGGAAGTCAATACTTCCCTCAGCCCCATCCTGGGCAGACACACCACCTTCCCCTAAAAAGGGAGATGAAGACATGGAGCCAGGCATTAGCTGTGCCAGTGCTGTGACCCCCTTGGCCAAGCCAGAGCCTGTGGCCCCATCTGCTCAGCCAAGGACATTTGGACGTAAGCATGCCAGAAGCAGGAGGAGAATCATACATTCAGGTGTGGGATTAAGACGACAGCTAAGTttggagagggagggggaaaaagaagaggaaggggCTCCCTCACCTACACAAAAACCCTGTATGCCATCAAGCAAAACTGTGCTTTTCTCAGATCAAATAGACCTAGCTCATCAGGAATCAATTGTAAGCCAGACGCCCAAAATGGTAAATGATGGTTTTCGTTCAAGAATGTGCACTCGCTCATTCAATGCACCAGACTTGCCTGCAAAAGTTGAGCCTCATGTGAAAAGAAAACCAGGCCCAAAACCAGGATCAAAGATGGGGCTCAAGCCAGGGCCAAAGCATGGACCAAAACCAGGGCCAAAACCAGGAGCAAAGCCAGGACTAAAACCGGGACCAAAGCCTGGACCAAAACCAGGGCCAAAACCTGGATCTAAACCAGGATCAAAACCAGGACCAAAACTTGTGTCAAATGAGCCAGAGTTGCCACCCAAAATTGAGACTCCTGTGAAAAGAAAACCAGGCCCCAAACCAGGCTCAAAAACAGGGTCTAAACCTGGGCCAAAGCCAGCTGTAAAATCAGCAACTAGGCCTGGACCCAGATCTGCACAAGTTTTGCACCCCACTGACAATGCACCCACAAAGGCACCAGTAGGTCGTCCTAAAGGTTCAATTTCTAAAACAAAGCTGGTACAGCAAGAAGAAATCATTGAACCTTTGTCAACACTGCAAAGCAGGGGCAGGAAGAGCCTGAAAGCAACAATATCACAAGTAAACCATGATAAAAAACCAATAAaccaggaagaaaaacaagcaaacctTGAGGTAAAGACTCCAGAGAAGGAGAGTAAGAACATGGTCTTAAGATCCAGAAAACCCTCACaagaaaaactgtcaaaagaaaaagaaaacataggGGAAGATATTTTACCTCAGATgctaacagaaataaaagacagtgATGATTCTCTGAAAGAAGAAGAGCCTATAATAGTGGAACAAACTCTAATTCCTATTAATGATGCAGTTAAAACCAACGAGGTACCAGCAGACCCACCTGCAACAACTGCTCCACCAATTCCAACTGAACAATCTGCAGAAAAGACATCACCTCTATTAAAACGTAAACCAAGCCAAGAATTTTCTACTACACctttaaagaaaaagaggggTCCAAAGCCAAAACCAAAGCCCTTACCACCTCAAGCCCCCCTGATGGCACAGGTTGTCTCTACACCTAAAGAGGCCTGTGTTCGAGGCCCCAGAAAAAAGCGTGGGCCACCCAAGAAAACCCATGTGATTACTCCCCTAACAAAAAACACTCCTCCCAGCAACAGTGAATCTGACGTCACTAATGATGTGCCTATTGTGCCACCTCAATGTCCCACTAAAACAAAAGTCCTCCCCCCACGTAAAGGCAGAGGACAGAAATATGAGGCCATGGTGCAGAAGATTACATCTCCCAGCTCAAAGAAACACCTTCCAATTCCCCAGACAGACAGCAATCTAATTGATGATGTGACAGCCAAGGCTTTGTCTCAACATGTCTTAAAGGAAGGTGAGACATCAATGCTCATAAACAGCACTGAGATGATAGAGGGAGAAGTGAAAAGTACAGAGTATAGACAAGAAGGAGTGAAACAACATGAAGGGGCAGTGAGTAAAGAGGAGGtgacacaagaaagaaaaaagcgtGATATAAGTCACCCAGAGTCCATGCCAGAGGGAGTGAGGCAGAGGGTGGAGAAAGAGATTGCAAATAAAGAGAAGACAAGACAGGAAATCATTAAACCAGAGGTGCAGCATGATGTTGGACTCAACAAGGTTTGGGGCTCAGTCGAAGCCCCAGTTGAGGTCAGCACTACAAAAGCATGGCCACAACAGGCTTCTGAAGGTATGTCTACTGCTGCCAGTAAGTCTGGCAGAACTAAAAGGAAGCGATGGGCCATGGTGGAGAGTACAGATGCCTCAGTAGTGGCCTTGGAAACAGGGAGTCTAATAGTTACGACACCAAGACTAGCCAAACAGAGGGCCATTAAAAACAACCATGAGATGCACctaaaacagagaagaaagaagagaaaaggccAATCCTctataaaaaaagagacagtCGAGGAGACAAGTGTTGAAACAGAGGAGCAACAACAGAAAGGGGTAGAAGAGAAGCAAACCCCCACAGAGGAAACAGTACCTCTGCCAATCAACCCAGATGAGATCACAGAAAGCCTTCAGGTTCCTAGCACAGAACTCATTCAGAAACCAAGGAGAGGTAGAAAACCATCAAGTAATTCAACCAAGAGGAAGCGAGGCAAAGCCTCAGCAGAGCAGATTCCAGGCATGccagtaaaagtacacaaaaagCCTGGACCAAAACCGGGGATGAAAGACGCCATCGAGGTTATTGAGGCAGTGGTAAGGGCTGCAGGGTATGAACAGGAcgaaaaggaggagagagaaaaagaagaaagggaaagaagagaAATGGAAAATGAGGACCAACATAAGACATGTATTGTGGGCCCTGTAGTGACAATATCAGAAAAACGAACTGAGACCATTTCTGTTAAAAGAATAAGGCGCAGACCAGTGCATCAAAATTCCAAACTGTCTTTCTGTCCTTATGTGCGAATTAACAACTCCAGAGACTTTTCCCCCTGGTGTGCCATAGTCAACAAGCCTGAGGATGCAGTGATATTCCAGAGACGTAGAAAAAAGGGCATTCTCAGAATGAGAAATCCTTTCACAGTTGCTAAAATAGTGCCACACACTGCCGCCATGTTACAGGGACCCTTATTAAATAAGAATCTAATTGGCAGGTGTCTTACATGTTGTCTGTGTGGAAAGCCACCAAACTACAGAGACTTAGGTGATTTGTGTGGACCCTACTACACAGAAGATAGCATTCCACGGAAAATTTTGACGATCAGGCACAGAGAGTCCCTCAGGGAAAAGTCAGAGGAGACCAATGACAACAATAGTAGCAGCACTGAAGAACCAGGCAGCTCAAAGAATGAGGGCGAGGGCAGCGCAGAAAAGGAGGGCAACGCAGAACCATCATTCACTCAAGAGAGCAATAGTAGCAAGCACCACCATTGGCGCTATAGACGAGCAGAAAGAACGGGAAGGATGGTTCAAGAGGGTGGTCCACGAAGATTAACTCTCCGGGAGAGGTTCAGAAGGATGAAGCAGTTCCAGGCCAACCCAGGGTCCTCGGGTGACCAAGAGGGTAGGGACAGCACGTTCCAAAGGTTACAAGACATGGCAGAGACTAAGGAGCATTGGGCCCATGAAAACTGTACTATTTGGACCAAGGGGATAATTATGGTAGCTGGGAGGCTATATGGACTGAAGGAGGCTGCCAACAACTCAGCCAAAACG AGCTGCTACAAGTGCCAGATTGTGGGGGCGTCCCTCAGCTGCTGTTGGAGAGGCTGCTCTCATAAATACCACTATGTCTGCGCCAAAGAGATAG GCTGCACATTCCATGAGGATGACTTCTCCATCAAATGTCCTAAACACGag GACCTGTAA